The Tolypothrix sp. PCC 7712 region ATATCAATTATTGTAAATAATCAAATAGAAGTCCAAGTCGTTGCCATTTTTACGGCTATAACTATATGGTTTTCAGATTATAATAAGGAAATTTTGCAAAAACAAAATTTTATAAATAAAATTGGAAAAATATCATATAGCTTATATTTATTACATGTGCCTATAGGTTGCTATTTATTGCTTCAATATCGTCAAGGTATATGGATAAAATATTTACCAATGCACATTATTTATGATTTTACTGTATTAATATTATGTCTAGCATTATCAGTATTATTCTTCAAATATGTTGAACTTCCTTCATTTCTTATAGTTAAGCATAAATAGTATTTTATCTTAATTGATATATTAATTAACGTAATTGAAAATGTTTATAAATAAAAAAATAAGTTTAGGATTGATAGTTTATAAGCTGTACTATCAACCTAGAGGTTTCTTAGAAAGATTAATCCATAAAGGTGTCACAAATACAATTTTAGAATTCCATGCAAAGTTGCAAATGGAAAAAGCAACTTATCACTTAAAATCAGTTAATAATGAGTTAGCTATTAATCAGTTAGAAATTCATTTTTTAACTGGCAAAAAGTTTTGGTATCAGACCTGTTTTTGCGCCTATTCAATGGCACAAAATACCACGTTCCCATTGCGTCCGATTATTTATGATGATGGTTCTTTAGAAAAAAAGTATCAGGACGAGATTCTGCGAATTTTTCCTAATGCAAAAATTATTCTCAAGCCAGAAATAGAAGAACGCATAGATCAATATTTACCGCAAAATAAGTTTCCTTATCTTAGAGAACGGCGCTTGAATTATCCTAATATGCGAAAAGTTACGGACATTCATGTTGGTTCTAAAGGTTGGAAGCTAGTGCTTGATTCCGATATGTTGTTTTTCCGAACTCCAAATATTCTGTTGGATTGGCTTAAATCTCCTCAACAACCCTGCCACATGGTTGATGTGGAAACCTCTTATGGATATTCACATAGTCTCATGGCTTCTTTAGCACAGGCAGAAATACCTAAACACATAAATGTTGGTATTTGTGGCTTAAAAAGTGAAGAAATCGATTGGGAGCAATTGGAATACTGGTGCAAAACAATGATTGAACAAGAAGGCACTAGTTACTACCAAGAGCAGGCTATTGTGGCTATGCTCATGGCAGGTAAATCACGTTTGGTTACCTCTACTGAAGACTATATTGTTATGCCAGAAAGGGAAGAAGTCATCAAACCAAAAGCAGTGCTACATCACTATGTAGCAAATTCTAAATCTTGCTATTTTCGCTATGGATGGCAACATTTATTTAGTTAATAGCGATTTATCAATCCTTGCATTAATTTACTTAAATATACATATATGTTACTGAAGAAAAATATTAAAAAATTGGTTTATGGTAGTCTTCCTGGCTTTTCTGGATCATTTCCATATTTTGGTACAAAAGTTTATTTCCCAAAAGACTCATATATATTTGAACTAGCTTGCGATCAAGGTATATACGAAGCTGCCAACCTCAAACTGATGCTAGCTCAGGTAAAGCCCAATAGTGTGTATTTTGATATTGGGGCGAATATAGGATTGATGTCAATTCCTGTCCTTCATCAATACTCTTCTTGCAAAGTAGTATCGGTAGAACCATCTCCTAATTCATTACCATTTTTAACTCTTACTGCTCAGAATAGCCAATATAAAGATAGATGGACTGTAATTGCTAAAGCTATGGGAGATAGGGTTGGTGAAATAAGCTTTTCTGCAGCAGCTTCAATAAAAATGGGAGCATTTGATAGTATCCAAGATGCTAATACTAAACGAGTAGTAGAAACAAATAGAATCACTGTTCCCATGACAACCCTGGATACAGAATGGGAGAGTATGGGTAAACCTGCTGTTTCACTAATTAAAATTGATGTTGAAGGTGCTGAGTTTCAAGTCTTGCAAGGTGGTATTAATTGTATTAAGCATGAACAACCCGGCATTTTACTAGAATGGAATGCACAACATCTTAAGGCATACGATTGTGAACCAGAAAAACTCTTACATATTGCAGATTTTTTAGGATATAGACATGTCTTAGCGCTTCCATCTCTACTATCTGTGAATCACTCAAGTATTCTCAAATTATGTATGGTGCAAACAGAAAGCTTTTTATTATTACCGGAATCATGAATAAAACCGAAAAAATTCAAATTATCTTACCAGACTTAAAAATCTATCAGCAGAATTTGATCAATGATCAAACCCCTTTTCCTCTCAAAACTGTACCTTTTTCTACTAATGGTTTACTTACAGAGTTACCACTTCCACCAAAAGGGAAATCTGGATGGCCTTGGACTATTGAAACTCAACCTATAAAACATCCTCTAAATAGTATAGATTTTCCTAAAATTTCAATTGTTACACCTACTTATAACCAAGGAGATTTTATTGAAGAGACTATTCGCTCTGTATTATTACAAAATTATCCAAATTTAGAGTATATTATTTTTGATGGTGGCTCTACCGATCAGACACAAGAAATATTAGAAAAATATAGTCCTTGGATTAGCTTCTGCCAAAGTAAAAATGATAGAGGACAGGGACATGCTATTAATCTAGGTTTTAGTATTGCTAGCGGCAATTATTATAGTTGGATAAATAGTGATGATTTTTATTTGCCTAACTGCTTTGAAAAAGTTTCCAATCATTTCGCCAAAACAAAAAAAGATTTCATTTATGGTGATTCTTTAATACTGTATGAAAATGAGAAGGTACTTAAATATGCACAAAGTTTTCTAGTCCTTGAGCGTTATTTACGTTTTGGTGGTATTATCCCTTCTCACGCTGCATTTTGGAGCAGTAGTATTCACCAACCAATTTGGGAAGAACTAAATTGTGCTCTAGATGCTGAACTTTGGCTTAGATTAGTGCCTAAACATTCCATAGGTCATCTACAATCGCCTTTAGCAGTTGCCAGAATCCAACCAGAAGCAAAAAGTTTTAATGATAAATATAAGCTGCTTTGGGAAAAAGACTATCAAGAAAAAATTTGGAAAGCTTATGACTCCATACCGTTTTGGAAATTTCGGAGTTTTGAGTTTAGATATGTGCAAATGATTTACAAAAAATTCCTCAGGCAGATGTCAAAAGTCAATATTAAAAATTTATTACTTAGAGATGATTTAAATATAGTTTAAATTATAAAAATTAGTCGTAAATATTAAAAATTATCAGTCTTTTTGACTGGGTTAAGCTATATTTTATGAAACCTTTAGTTTCTATAATTATTCCATGTTATAATGCTACCCCTTGGTTGGCAGAAACTTTAAAATCCACTTTAGTGCAAACTTGGAAAAATATTGAAATTATTATAGTAGACGATGGCTCAAAAGATAACAGCCTATCCGTTGCAAAAAGCTTTGAATCTTCTCAGGTTAAAGTCATTAGTCAACTTAACCAAGGAGCTAGCGTTGCTAGGAATGCTGCATTAAAGGAAGCACAAGGAGACTTCATTCAATATCTAGATGCTGACGATTTATTAGCACCAGATAAGATAGAACTTCAACTAAACATTTTAAATTTTGATTACAACTCTCATCATGTTGCATCAGCAGAATGGGCCAGATTTTATAAAAATTCCTCGGAAGCTTTATTTATACCCCAAGCTCTGTGGAGAGATATGTCACCTGTGGAGTGGCTTGTTTGCGCCTGGGAAAATAACTTGATGATGCATCCTGCTGCTTGGTTAGTTCCACGCTGTATTGCAAATCATGTTGGTGCTTGGAATGAACAACTCTCTTTAAATGATGATGGTGAGTACTTCTGCCGTATTCTCCTTGCTAGTCAAGGAGTAAAATTTTGTTTGGGAGCTAAGTCATACTACAGATCTGGTAATTCTACTAGTCTTAGCAGTTTAAAATCACGCTTTGCTTGGGAATCTGCATTTGCGGCTTTGGAGCTTAGCACCAATAATCTATTAGCTCATGAAAATAGCCAACGTACACGCCATACTTGTGCAATAGTCTTCCAACGTTTTATTTACGAAATTTATCCAGAAGTACCAGACTTAGAGCAAAAATCAGAAAATAAGGTTCATGAATTTGGTTGTTGTAAATTAAAACCAATAGGTGGGCCAATCTTTCAGATACTTTCTTTATTTTTGGGCTGGAAGCAAGCAAAAAAGATACAGAGTTTTGCCTATAAATATGGATATAAAAAAGCTGCTTTAGGTTGGAAACTATTCAAGTTCTTAGAGAGAAGCCTCTTCAATTTGAATTCTGGCACAGTTAAATTTTTTCCATTCGATAGATAATGTCAAAAATTCTTATCTTAATCAGTGGTCATCTTTGTACATCTCCTCGTCCTCAAAAAGAAGCAGAGACACTAGCAAATACTGGGCATGATGTTACAGTGTATGGTTTCTGGTTTGACCCAGAGTTAGTAAAGCGCGATCACTTACTCATGGTCAATAAAAAATGGCGATTTGAACCCATTATCGACTTCCAAGAAACTCAAAAATTAAAAAACTGGACAATTCGGCTTCAAGGACGTTTAGCTAGAGAGAATTTTCAACGTTTTAAAATCTTTTCACCTGCACTGCTAGGCTACGGAGCAAAAGCAATGTTGAAAGCTGCTCGTAAAGCACGTGCAGATTTAACTATTGTTCATTCAGAAGCAGGGCTTTGGGTAGGTAACCAATTACTAAACGAAGGCTTTAGAGTAGGAGTAGATTTTGAAGATTGGTTTTCTGAAGACCTTTTACCAGAAGCTCGTGTTGCTCGACCAATTGACCAACTTAAGTTTCTAGAAAGCAAGCTGATAAATGAGTGTAGCTATTGTCTGACAACCTCCAAGGCTTTAGCTGAAGCTATGGCAAAAGCTTATCAAGCTCCTAAACCAACTGTTATTTATAATGTCTTCCCTTTGTCTGAGCGATCGCAGATTGAAAATCAAAAACGCGATCGACAGAATTTAAAGCTACCATCTTTACATTGGTTTTCCCAAACTATTGGGCCGGGACGGGGGCTAGAAAATCTCTTCCAATGTCTGCCTTATTTGAAGATACCAGTAGAAATCCATCTACGAGGTAACTATCCTCAAACTTACCATCCTTGGCTAGAAGCATTGATACCTTCTGGTTGGGGTAATCAAATATTTATCCATTCCTCAGTTTCTAATCATGAGTTGGTGTCCCGCATTGCTGAACATGATATTGGTTTAGCGCTGGAAACACCCTACTGTTTTAATAAACAATTTACTGCAAGTAACAAACTATGCCAGTATTTACAAGCTGGTTTAGCAGTAATTACGACTGATACTGCTGGACAAAGAGAAATTTTCTCTCAATATCCAGAAATGGGTCGATTGATTCCTAGCGATGATCCTTTAGCCTTAGCCCAAGCAATAGAAGAATTACTTCAAACACCTAGCACTTTGCAAGCTGCAAAAGATGCATCACTAAAAGCAGCTAAGGAAAAATTCTGTTGGGAAATTGAAGCTAAAAAACTCATTCAAATAGCTGAGTCTGTGCTGAATTAATATATTGTGTGAACTTAGAAATTATGAAAACTCATTCCAGCACTACACTACAAATTAATTTAGCACCTAGTGACTGGCTCCATGCAAAACATACTTTACCACATCAATTACGGCAATTTGCTCATCAGGTAGATGAAATACTATTGACTTTAGATTTACATCGTAGTGCTGGACGCTTTGCTGAAGGTTGGGAAGAAAGACTACCACAAATTAAATTATTAATTGATGAATGCTGTAATCAGTATCCTCATGCACACCTCAAAGAAGTTGATTATTCACCTGAAATAGTTGCTAAAGTAAGTGCTATGTTTTTTGGAGGTCGGTCGATTCCGCCTAAAGATTTTCGGGGTGGCCCTTTTTATTCCTACTTTTTTGGCTTATATACTGCTAAAAATAACTATATTTTTCATCTTGATTCAGACTTAATGTTTGGGGGTGGTAGTTCTACCTGGATTGCTGAAGCTGTAGATTTATTAGATCAGCGCCCTGATGTCTTAGTATGCGGGCCATTTCCAGGCCCACCAACTGCTGATGGTAGTTTGCGATCGCAAGTTGCAGCACCAGAAAAACATTATTCACCTGCTTTTCGTTTTACTTCTCTCAGTTCACGTTTTTTCATGTTAGACAGAGAGCGATTTATATCACAAATTAAGCAACTTCCTCTTAAATATCCAGCTATTCGTAGTATTATTAAAGCCATAATTGAAGGTAATTATCCCTACAATTTACCTGAAGAAATTTTAACTGAAGCTATGCTGAAAAACTCCTTAGTACGAGTTGAGTTTTTAGGCAAACCTCCTGGAATGTGGTCATTACATCCACCATACCGTTCAAAGAATTTTTATGATAATCTGCCTGAATTGATTCAGAAAGTTGAGTCTGGAGATATTCCAGAGTCTCAGCGAGGATTTCATGATGTGAATGACAGTCTAGTAGATTGGAGTAGTGCTAGAACTATATTAAAACATAATCGCTGGTGGAAACGTTTAGCCAAAAATTTACAGCGCCAACTATTGAGCAATTTGTAATTAAATAATCAATAAACTTCTAAGTCAAAAAATGGCATAAATATATAAAAAATCATGTCTATATTAAATTATAATTCCTGGTCTATTAAGTCTAAGATACGTGCATATTTTGCTCACAGGTTAGGAATACCGGAAATCCCTGTGGCACTACAACGTTTATCCCTTCTTGAATTTCAACCGAATCAAATTTTTGATGTTGGTGCTCATCAAGGTGACTTTGCTCAATGTTGTCTTAAAATCTGGCCTCAAGTAAAAATTAGCTGCTTTGAAGCGTTGGAGCACAGAGTTGTTCAGCTTCAAAAGATGGCTACAGTCAATTCAGCTATACAAGTATTTCCAGGTTTACTAGGAGCGGAAGAACTTGATAAAGTAGCACTGAATGAGTCTGAAACAGCATCTTCTATTTTAGTTGAAAATATTCCTCAAAATTTCCCTATATCTTTTCATCAAATGCGAACTGTAGATCAAATAGTTCAGAATTATTTTGGTGGTTGTGGGCCAGATTTACTCAAATTGGATGTTCAAGGATATGAATTAGAAGTACTTAAGGGTGCTGAAAAATCTTTACCAACGATTAAAGCAATACTAGCAGAAGTCAATTTACTAGATATACATGAGAATGTGCCACTATTTGCAGAGATAATTGCATGGCTAAATGAGCGTGATTGGGTGGCTTATGACATCTGTAGTTTTATCCGTCGTCCTTTGGATAAAGCTCTTTGGCAAGTAGATATGATATTCGTTCCACGTAATAGCCCACTCCGAAATGACAAACGTTGGATAGCGTGAACCATATGAAAACTATTTCTCTACCAGCACCTTTAACCTGGGTACAACCACTCAATTTTCAGCATAAGTTACAGATTTGCGATCGCCTGTGTATTGAAGGTGTGAAAATTTGAATTATAAAGTTCTAATTGTCAGTCCGCATTTCCCACCAATTAATGCCCCTGATCATCAGCGGGTACGAATGTCCCTACCTTTCCTGGAAAAATTTGGTTGGGAACCTCATATTCTCACTGTGCGACCAGAATCGGTTCAAGGTGTTCAGGACTCTATATTAGCAAAAACTATTCCCAAGCATATCCCTGTCACTTACACATCAGCATTACCCGTGGAACAAACCAAATTAATTGGTATGGGTAGCTTAGGTCTGCGATGTTTTCCTTATTTGCTTACAGCAGGCGATCGCTTACTCAGCCAACAAAAATTTGATTTAATCTACTTTTCCACTACTGTATTTATTTCTATGGTTCTGGGCCCCAGATGGCACAGATATTTTAGCATTCCTTATATCTTAGATTTTCAAGATCCCTGGCTCAGTAATTATTATAAACAATCTAGAGAAATACCTCCTGGTGGAAGATTTAAGTACGGATTTTCTCAACTCCAAGCTAAGTTTTTAGAACCCAGAGCTATAAGCAAAGTTAGCTATGTAATTAGTGTTTCACCGAAATATCCAGAAATTTTACAAAGGCGATATCCACACCTCAAACCAGAAAAGTTTACTATTTTACCTTTTGGCGCTCCAGAGACAGATTTTGAGCAACTCCCTTCCTTAAATATTCAGCAAAAAGTATTTAACCCTGATGATGGTAAGCGTCATTGGGTTTATATAGGGCGAGGCGGTAGTGATATGGCTTTGGCGTTGCGAATTCTATTTTTAGCAATCCAGTCAGAGCGTTGCAAAAATCCTCACCTGTGGCAAGCTGTTAAGTTGCATTTTGTTGGTACAAGCTATGCTCTTGATCATCGAGCAGTGAAAACAGTGGAACCAATTGCTCAAGAATTAGGTGTTGCCGATTTAGTAGAAGAACATCCTCACCGTATTCCTTATTTTGAAGCTCTGCAAACTTTAGTAGATAGCGATGCTATCTTGCTGATTGGTTCTGATGATTCTAGCTACACTGCTTCCAAGCTTTATCCTTGCATTCTGGCAAAAAAACCGCTTTTAGCGATTTTTCATGAGCAGAGTTCCGTTGTCGAAATTCTCAACCAATGTCGTGCGGGTAGATCTGTGACATTTAAACAAGGCGATCGCCCTCAAGATTTCTTAGCTAAAGTTGTGCCTGATCTTCAATGGCTTTTATCTACTCCCAAAGGCTATCAGCCAGATACAAACTGGCAAGCGTTTCAACCTTACACAGCAAAAGAAATGACTCGTAAACAATGCGCTGTTTTTGACCAAGTTCTTACAACTGCTAGCCAAGATAGATTGCTATGTCCAAAGATTTAGAATCGCTGCCTTTGTCAGTAATACAATCCTCCGTTGCCTTTGACTACAAAAGGCAAAAAAGATTACTGCGAGGGTTTTGGCTGGTAGCCTTAGCTTTATTGAGCTTTGAATTATTTTTTAGCAATACCACATCTTTAGAAAGCAATTTTGGAGCTATCCTAATTACTACTGCAGCACTGCTACCCACTTACCTGTGGTGTTCAGGAAATGCATTAGGTATGCCCATTTTTCCACTATTTGCATTGACATATATTTGGACTCATGCATTACCCTTGGTTAGCAATCACCCCACAGTTCTACAATACTCTCCTGCTAGCCATTTATTTGCCAGCATTACAGTTAGTGGATGTTTGGGATTAGGCACATTTATTTGGTTGCAGTTTGTCAAATCAGCCCCTGCTATTCCCGAGTCATACTTGGTATTAGACAGTGGTAGAGGTGAGCAGTTTTTCTTAATTTCTCTTGCAGCTTATGTTGTATTTAACATGAGCAATTTAGGAGGTTGGCTATCGCTAGATTTCAGTGTTTTTTCTATCATTCGTAGTATTATCTTAGGTTTGACATTACTGTCTACATTTGTACTTTCTTATCGTTTAGGTACTAAGGATTTATCAAAGCAGAGATCTTGGTTATTTTTATGCTTGTTAATAACAGGAATGCTAACAAGCACAGCTACTTTATTGCTTGTAGATGCAGCATCCCTATTTTTGATTGCTACAATTTCCTTTATAATTGGCAGAAAGAAATTACCAATATTACTAATTATTGTTGCTCTCATTTGTTTCTCATTTCTAAATTATGGCAAGAGTGAGATGAGAGCTAAATACTGGTTCGGAGGACAAATTGCTCAATTACAACCCTGGGATTATCCAGCTTGGTATAGTGAGTGGGCAGGCTATAGCTTGAACTATTTGTTGCAAAATCAAAATGATTATGATTCAACTGTACCTCAAAGTTCCGAGGAAAAAGCTTCATTTTTTGAAAGAGCTAGTGTAATTCAAATGCTGCTTTTGACTCAAAGTCAGAGTCCGCAAGAAATACCTTATCTTTATGGAGCAACCTATGCAATTTTGCCACAGCTATTAGTTCCCCGGATTTTAAGCACAAATAAAATTGCTAGCCATGAGGGTACTTACATATTAAACATTCACTACGGTTTACAAACGCGTGAAGATACTTTCAAAACAACTATTGGTTGGGGACTACTAGCTGAATCCTATGCCAATTTTGGTCTAGTCGGCTGTGCTGGGCTGGCCGTTTTACTTGGGTCAATTTATGGACAAGCTACTCGTTGGAGTATTAATGCACCAGTCCTCTCAGCCAGGTATCTATTTGCGATGTTAATCATGAGCTTGTCCTTTCAAAGTGAATATAGTGCAGGGGTATACGTTGCTGCTTTATTTCAATCTAGTATTTCACTGACTGGGATTGCAGTTTTATTGATGCGAGCTTATAAAGTACCACGTGTCTCTGTCTGAAGCAGAATATTTTCCCTTGGCTGATGCCTTATATTTAATGCAAACATGCGAAAGCTAGCAATTATTACTTCTCATCCAATTCAGTATTATGCACCTTGGTTTCGTTATTTAACTAATAATGCTAATTTAGCAATTAAAGTTTTTTATCTCTGGGATTTTGGCATTACTCAGCAAGTTGATGCAGGTTTTCATAAAGCACTCCAGTGGGATATTCCTTTATTAACTGGGTATGAGTATGAGTTTGTAGCAAATGTTAGTTCTAACCCAGGCACTCATCATTTTTGGGGGCTACAGAATCCAGCTTTAAGCTCACAAGTTAGCGCCTATCATCCTGATGCTGTACTATTAATGGTATACAACTATGCCAGTATCTATCGCTTTCTTGGTCAGTGGGATACTCGTCAAATACCATTAATATTTCGGGGCGATTCTCATCGGTTAATTCCTAGTCATGGCATAAAAGCAGTTATACGTCGGCAGATCATCAGCCAAATTTATCGGCGTTTTGCTGTCTGTCTCTATGTAGGCAAAGCCAACTATGATTACTTTCAATATCATAATGTACCCAGTAATAAGCTACTTTTCTCGCCCCATGCAGTAGATAGCGATCGCTTTTTGAGCCAAGCTGAAACAGCAAAACAGCAAGCTATTGCTTGGAAACAAGAAATTGGCATTCCTCAAGACCATGCAGTTATTTTATTTGCAGGCAAGTTTGAAGCTAAAAAACGTCCTGTAGATTTACTTCAGGCTTTTTTACAAGCCAAACTTGACCGTGTATCATTACTATTTGTAGGCGATGGCAACCTAGAAAAAGAGTTAAAATCCCAAGCATTAGGACAGGAAAATATTTACTTTGTCCCTTTCCAAAACCAATCTTTAATGCCACGTACCTACGCAATTGCAGATTTAGTAGTGCTACCTAGCTATGGCAACTATGAAACTTGGGGTTTGGCGATTAACGAAGCAATGTGCTTAAGCCGACCAGTAATTGTCAGTACTCATGTCGGTTGCGCTCAAGACTTGGTTCATCCAGGGAAAAATGGTTTAATTTTTCCTGCTGGCGATGTATCTGCATTAGC contains the following coding sequences:
- a CDS encoding FkbM family methyltransferase; this translates as MLLKKNIKKLVYGSLPGFSGSFPYFGTKVYFPKDSYIFELACDQGIYEAANLKLMLAQVKPNSVYFDIGANIGLMSIPVLHQYSSCKVVSVEPSPNSLPFLTLTAQNSQYKDRWTVIAKAMGDRVGEISFSAAASIKMGAFDSIQDANTKRVVETNRITVPMTTLDTEWESMGKPAVSLIKIDVEGAEFQVLQGGINCIKHEQPGILLEWNAQHLKAYDCEPEKLLHIADFLGYRHVLALPSLLSVNHSSILKLCMVQTESFLLLPES
- a CDS encoding glycosyltransferase family 2 protein, whose product is MNKTEKIQIILPDLKIYQQNLINDQTPFPLKTVPFSTNGLLTELPLPPKGKSGWPWTIETQPIKHPLNSIDFPKISIVTPTYNQGDFIEETIRSVLLQNYPNLEYIIFDGGSTDQTQEILEKYSPWISFCQSKNDRGQGHAINLGFSIASGNYYSWINSDDFYLPNCFEKVSNHFAKTKKDFIYGDSLILYENEKVLKYAQSFLVLERYLRFGGIIPSHAAFWSSSIHQPIWEELNCALDAELWLRLVPKHSIGHLQSPLAVARIQPEAKSFNDKYKLLWEKDYQEKIWKAYDSIPFWKFRSFEFRYVQMIYKKFLRQMSKVNIKNLLLRDDLNIV
- a CDS encoding glycosyltransferase family 2 protein; protein product: MKPLVSIIIPCYNATPWLAETLKSTLVQTWKNIEIIIVDDGSKDNSLSVAKSFESSQVKVISQLNQGASVARNAALKEAQGDFIQYLDADDLLAPDKIELQLNILNFDYNSHHVASAEWARFYKNSSEALFIPQALWRDMSPVEWLVCAWENNLMMHPAAWLVPRCIANHVGAWNEQLSLNDDGEYFCRILLASQGVKFCLGAKSYYRSGNSTSLSSLKSRFAWESAFAALELSTNNLLAHENSQRTRHTCAIVFQRFIYEIYPEVPDLEQKSENKVHEFGCCKLKPIGGPIFQILSLFLGWKQAKKIQSFAYKYGYKKAALGWKLFKFLERSLFNLNSGTVKFFPFDR
- a CDS encoding glycosyltransferase — encoded protein: MSKILILISGHLCTSPRPQKEAETLANTGHDVTVYGFWFDPELVKRDHLLMVNKKWRFEPIIDFQETQKLKNWTIRLQGRLARENFQRFKIFSPALLGYGAKAMLKAARKARADLTIVHSEAGLWVGNQLLNEGFRVGVDFEDWFSEDLLPEARVARPIDQLKFLESKLINECSYCLTTSKALAEAMAKAYQAPKPTVIYNVFPLSERSQIENQKRDRQNLKLPSLHWFSQTIGPGRGLENLFQCLPYLKIPVEIHLRGNYPQTYHPWLEALIPSGWGNQIFIHSSVSNHELVSRIAEHDIGLALETPYCFNKQFTASNKLCQYLQAGLAVITTDTAGQREIFSQYPEMGRLIPSDDPLALAQAIEELLQTPSTLQAAKDASLKAAKEKFCWEIEAKKLIQIAESVLN
- a CDS encoding FkbM family methyltransferase, giving the protein MSILNYNSWSIKSKIRAYFAHRLGIPEIPVALQRLSLLEFQPNQIFDVGAHQGDFAQCCLKIWPQVKISCFEALEHRVVQLQKMATVNSAIQVFPGLLGAEELDKVALNESETASSILVENIPQNFPISFHQMRTVDQIVQNYFGGCGPDLLKLDVQGYELEVLKGAEKSLPTIKAILAEVNLLDIHENVPLFAEIIAWLNERDWVAYDICSFIRRPLDKALWQVDMIFVPRNSPLRNDKRWIA
- a CDS encoding glycosyltransferase family 4 protein, which translates into the protein MRKLAIITSHPIQYYAPWFRYLTNNANLAIKVFYLWDFGITQQVDAGFHKALQWDIPLLTGYEYEFVANVSSNPGTHHFWGLQNPALSSQVSAYHPDAVLLMVYNYASIYRFLGQWDTRQIPLIFRGDSHRLIPSHGIKAVIRRQIISQIYRRFAVCLYVGKANYDYFQYHNVPSNKLLFSPHAVDSDRFLSQAETAKQQAIAWKQEIGIPQDHAVILFAGKFEAKKRPVDLLQAFLQAKLDRVSLLFVGDGNLEKELKSQALGQENIYFVPFQNQSLMPRTYAIADLVVLPSYGNYETWGLAINEAMCLSRPVIVSTHVGCAQDLVHPGKNGLIFPAGDVSALAQSLQEAFSDRQRLHSWGEEGRRIVSDYSYMQATQGLNQALNYIIKSKINIPAVA